A region of Granulicella aggregans DNA encodes the following proteins:
- a CDS encoding dihydroorotate dehydrogenase, translated as MSPKPPRGPDMRVALAGVELANPVIAASGTFGYGVEFEEIVSLARIGAFVTKGLSREAMPGNPTPRIVETAAGMMNAIGLQNMGVRAFVEQKMPRLRKIPGAVVIANVFGFRIEDCIEVIRVLNDTPDIALYELNASCPNTSHGGMVFGTDRDLLLELTSRCKYIATRPIMVKLSPNVTSIATMARAAQDGGADAISLVNTFLSLSIDIETRRSRIANFTAGLSGPAIKPIALRMVYEASQAVSIPVVGLGGIVRAEDAVEFLLAGATAVQVGTASYADPRAVENIANNLRRWCGENNVTRVAELTGGLLI; from the coding sequence ATGTCCCCCAAGCCCCCCAGAGGCCCCGACATGCGGGTCGCCCTCGCCGGCGTCGAGCTCGCCAACCCCGTCATCGCCGCCAGCGGCACCTTCGGCTACGGTGTCGAGTTCGAAGAGATCGTCTCGCTCGCCCGCATCGGAGCCTTCGTCACTAAGGGCCTCTCGCGCGAGGCCATGCCCGGCAACCCCACCCCTCGCATCGTCGAGACCGCCGCGGGCATGATGAACGCCATCGGCCTCCAGAACATGGGCGTCCGCGCCTTCGTCGAACAGAAGATGCCCCGCCTCCGTAAGATCCCCGGAGCCGTCGTCATCGCCAACGTCTTCGGCTTCCGCATCGAGGACTGCATCGAGGTCATCCGAGTCCTAAACGACACCCCGGACATCGCCCTCTACGAGCTCAATGCCAGCTGCCCCAACACCAGCCACGGCGGCATGGTCTTCGGCACCGACCGCGACCTCCTCCTCGAACTCACCTCGCGGTGCAAGTACATCGCGACCCGGCCCATCATGGTGAAGCTCTCACCCAACGTCACCAGCATCGCCACCATGGCCCGCGCCGCGCAGGATGGCGGTGCCGACGCCATCTCCCTCGTCAACACCTTCCTCTCGCTTTCCATCGACATCGAGACCCGCCGCTCCCGCATCGCCAACTTTACCGCCGGCCTCTCCGGCCCCGCGATCAAACCCATCGCCCTCCGCATGGTCTACGAGGCGTCGCAGGCGGTCAGCATTCCGGTTGTAGGACTCGGCGGTATCGTCCGCGCCGAAGACGCCGTGGAGTTCTTACTGGCTGGAGCCACAGCCGTCCAGGTAGGCACCGCCAGCTACGCCGACCCCCGTGCCGTCGAAAACATCGCCAACAACCTCCGCCGCTGGTGCGGCGAAAACAACGTCACCCGAGTAGCCGAGCTGACGGGCGGTCTGCTCATCTAG
- a CDS encoding LolA family protein, with protein MKIFAVSCLLGLSMAAGAQQPGLDAVLKQMDTASVGFKSAQADFRRDTFTKVVKETSSQCGTIYFVRKGSETEMGLKVAPSATQACAGEASATANGTRTVAYKGGELQIYEPGTNRLTVLHAGNNQAQYESFLTLGFGGSGKDLAKTWNITEQGTETIKDGAKAYSVVKLDLVAKDPNNRNMFSHITIWVEPTLGISLKQQFFSPSGDTFTTFFQNIRYNQKVNEGAFAIKTNKDTQVDRR; from the coding sequence ATGAAAATTTTTGCTGTGAGTTGCTTGCTGGGATTGTCTATGGCTGCGGGAGCGCAGCAGCCGGGTCTGGATGCCGTGCTGAAGCAGATGGATACGGCTAGTGTAGGGTTCAAGTCGGCGCAGGCGGACTTTCGCCGGGACACATTTACGAAAGTGGTCAAGGAGACGAGCTCGCAATGCGGGACGATCTACTTTGTGCGCAAAGGTTCCGAGACGGAGATGGGGTTGAAAGTGGCCCCTTCGGCGACACAGGCTTGCGCGGGTGAAGCCTCGGCTACGGCGAATGGTACGCGAACGGTGGCCTATAAAGGCGGGGAGTTGCAGATCTATGAGCCAGGCACGAATCGGTTGACCGTTCTTCATGCCGGGAATAACCAGGCGCAATACGAGAGCTTTCTGACGCTTGGATTTGGTGGGAGCGGCAAGGACCTCGCCAAAACCTGGAACATCACGGAGCAGGGAACCGAGACGATCAAGGATGGGGCGAAGGCGTACAGCGTGGTGAAGTTGGATTTGGTGGCGAAGGACCCGAACAATCGCAACATGTTCTCGCACATTACGATCTGGGTAGAGCCGACGCTGGGGATCTCGCTGAAGCAGCAGTTCTTCTCACCCTCGGGAGATACGTTTACGACGTTCTTCCAGAACATCCGGTACAACCAGAAGGTGAACGAGGGCGCGTTCGCGATCAAGACAAACAAGGATACGCAGGTGGACCGGCGGTAA
- the serS gene encoding serine--tRNA ligase, producing MIDLGFVRANLPLVEEKLRLRGADPAVLLGGFAEIDRERRDAVTRVETLKAQRNKLTEEIVGLRRSGGDATALMEQTKSLKGEVEALEAAAAAADERLREVLQTLPNLPQDSVPSGNSEHDNVEVKVWGERTEFPFTAKPHWELGEALGILDFNRAAKISGSRFVVHFGQGARLERALANFMIDLHTREHGYTEVLPPFMVNSKSLFGTGQLPKFAEDSFHCDDKGPYEPGKFQENDHWLIPTAEVPVTNIFRDETLDEGQLPISFCAYTPCFRSEAGSYGKDVRGMIRQHQFQKVELVKFVRPEDSDAEHELLTRHAETVLEKLGLPYRRMLLCTGDMGFSSAKTYDLEVWLPGQQLYREISSCSNFEAFQARRANIRYKPTGAKKSELLHTLNGSGLAVGRTYLAILENYQQADGSIKVPEVLVPYMNGDTVIGVQTHMHKKGASA from the coding sequence ATGATCGATCTGGGATTTGTACGGGCGAATCTGCCCTTGGTAGAAGAGAAGCTGCGTCTGCGCGGGGCCGATCCGGCTGTGCTGCTGGGAGGCTTTGCGGAGATTGACCGGGAACGGCGTGATGCTGTGACTCGTGTCGAGACACTGAAGGCTCAGCGGAACAAGCTGACGGAAGAGATAGTCGGACTGCGGCGTTCGGGCGGTGATGCGACCGCGCTGATGGAGCAGACGAAGTCTCTGAAGGGCGAGGTGGAGGCTCTGGAAGCCGCTGCTGCTGCGGCTGATGAGCGGCTTCGCGAGGTATTGCAGACGCTGCCAAATCTGCCGCAGGATAGCGTTCCTTCGGGCAATAGCGAGCATGACAACGTCGAGGTGAAGGTGTGGGGCGAGCGAACGGAGTTCCCGTTTACCGCGAAGCCGCACTGGGAGCTGGGCGAGGCGCTGGGGATTCTGGACTTCAACCGTGCGGCGAAGATCTCCGGATCGCGCTTCGTAGTGCACTTCGGGCAGGGAGCGCGGCTGGAGCGGGCACTGGCGAACTTCATGATCGACCTGCATACGCGCGAGCATGGCTATACCGAAGTGCTTCCGCCGTTCATGGTGAATTCGAAGTCACTGTTTGGGACGGGGCAGTTGCCGAAGTTTGCCGAAGATTCATTTCACTGCGACGACAAGGGGCCTTATGAGCCGGGCAAGTTTCAGGAGAACGATCACTGGCTGATCCCAACGGCTGAGGTTCCGGTGACGAATATCTTTCGCGACGAGACCTTGGATGAAGGTCAGTTGCCGATCTCTTTCTGTGCGTATACGCCTTGCTTTCGGAGCGAGGCCGGATCGTATGGCAAGGATGTTCGTGGGATGATCCGTCAGCACCAGTTTCAGAAGGTCGAGCTGGTGAAGTTTGTGCGTCCGGAAGACTCTGACGCCGAGCACGAACTGCTGACGCGTCACGCGGAGACGGTGCTCGAGAAGCTGGGACTGCCGTATCGCCGGATGCTTCTTTGCACGGGCGATATGGGCTTCTCTTCCGCCAAGACGTATGACCTGGAGGTCTGGCTGCCGGGGCAGCAGTTGTATCGCGAGATTTCTTCGTGCTCGAACTTCGAAGCGTTTCAGGCGCGGCGGGCGAACATTCGCTACAAGCCGACGGGAGCGAAGAAGAGTGAGCTACTGCATACATTGAACGGTAGCGGCCTGGCTGTCGGGCGAACGTATCTGGCGATCCTGGAGAACTATCAGCAGGCAGACGGGTCTATCAAGGTGCCAGAGGTCCTGGTGCCGTATATGAACGGCGACACGGTGATTGGAGTACAGACGCACATGCATAAGAAAGGGGCGTCGGCCTAG
- a CDS encoding alkaline phosphatase family protein yields the protein MQKKVAALLCLALALAESPRSFAQAYQAKPKLAIILVIDQFRGDYLDRYRDDFTTPNGFNLFLKKGAYFNSCYYDYANLKTAPGHSTIGTGAYTDGHGIGSNEWWDLSRSTDHPVSSVEDQRYRITGTFDDLPVPPPPAIDPRAPRVGSSPFNLKATTIGDEVRLATNGESKLFGVSLKDRAAILPSGQTANGAFWIDQATGRFVTSTYYMAQLPEWATKFNKGPRVAQAIKEAGLDDTTQFYALVGRTPAANSYELAFAEALIDGEQLGKHPTTDVLTVSLSANDILGHQMGPDSDAEKEMVLALDQQINTFFSDLDKKVGLANVLVAFTADHGVAPIVRESAKLGVQSASLDLEAIVESVNGALNKKFNTAKKTNFFLPAQELPNLALDSRAFESIKVSEQDAEAAVVDAIPAAVAALAPPPPPLDNPSLHPLDPTAGLTFSETRIDASPRIAFLRSRVDLAAGKIPDTEFGHLIQHSLTDHGGWYVMVFPTAYQMEYLSGIQTTHFSPWSYDRHVPLGFYGADIIPGYHREKVAPVDIAATFAAILGVNAPSSSVGHILTQIIKPSN from the coding sequence ATGCAAAAGAAAGTCGCCGCCCTCCTGTGCCTTGCCCTGGCCCTCGCTGAATCCCCGCGCTCCTTCGCCCAGGCCTACCAGGCAAAGCCAAAGCTCGCCATCATCCTCGTGATCGACCAGTTCCGCGGCGACTACCTCGACCGCTACCGCGACGACTTCACCACTCCGAACGGCTTCAATCTCTTCCTCAAGAAGGGTGCCTACTTCAACTCCTGCTACTACGACTACGCCAACCTGAAGACCGCGCCCGGCCACTCCACCATCGGGACCGGCGCGTACACCGACGGCCACGGCATCGGCTCCAACGAGTGGTGGGATCTCTCCCGGAGCACCGATCACCCCGTCTCCTCCGTCGAAGACCAGCGCTACCGCATCACCGGCACCTTCGACGACCTCCCCGTGCCGCCCCCGCCCGCCATCGATCCCAGGGCCCCGCGCGTCGGCTCGTCGCCCTTCAACCTCAAGGCCACCACCATAGGCGACGAAGTCCGCCTGGCCACCAACGGCGAATCGAAGCTCTTCGGCGTCTCGCTCAAAGATCGCGCCGCCATCCTGCCCTCCGGCCAGACCGCCAACGGCGCGTTCTGGATCGATCAGGCCACAGGCCGCTTCGTGACCTCCACCTACTACATGGCCCAGCTCCCCGAATGGGCGACAAAGTTCAACAAAGGGCCGCGCGTCGCCCAGGCCATCAAGGAAGCCGGCCTCGACGACACCACGCAGTTCTACGCTCTCGTCGGTCGCACCCCTGCCGCGAACAGCTATGAGCTCGCCTTCGCCGAAGCCCTGATCGACGGCGAACAACTCGGCAAGCACCCAACCACGGATGTCCTCACCGTCAGCCTCTCCGCCAACGACATCCTCGGTCACCAGATGGGCCCTGACTCCGACGCCGAAAAAGAGATGGTCCTGGCTCTCGACCAGCAGATCAACACCTTCTTCTCCGACCTCGATAAGAAGGTCGGCCTCGCCAACGTCCTCGTCGCCTTTACCGCCGACCACGGCGTTGCTCCCATCGTGCGTGAGTCCGCAAAGCTTGGCGTGCAATCGGCAAGCCTCGACCTCGAAGCCATCGTCGAGTCCGTCAACGGGGCCCTGAACAAGAAGTTCAACACCGCGAAGAAGACGAACTTCTTCTTACCCGCGCAGGAACTCCCGAACCTGGCACTCGACTCCCGAGCCTTCGAATCGATCAAAGTCTCCGAACAAGACGCCGAAGCCGCCGTCGTCGACGCTATACCCGCAGCCGTAGCCGCGCTTGCGCCGCCGCCACCACCGCTTGATAACCCATCGCTCCATCCGCTCGACCCCACCGCCGGCCTGACCTTCAGCGAGACCCGCATCGACGCCTCACCGCGCATCGCCTTCCTTCGCTCCCGTGTCGACCTCGCCGCCGGCAAGATTCCTGACACCGAGTTCGGACACCTCATCCAGCACAGCCTCACCGACCACGGCGGCTGGTACGTCATGGTGTTCCCGACGGCCTACCAGATGGAGTACCTCAGCGGCATCCAGACCACCCACTTCTCGCCCTGGAGCTACGACCGCCACGTCCCCCTGGGCTTCTACGGTGCCGACATCATCCCCGGCTACCATCGTGAAAAGGTGGCACCGGTGGATATCGCCGCGACCTTCGCCGCAATCCTGGGCGTCAACGCTCCGTCCTCCAGTGTCGGCCACATCCTTACCCAGATCATCAAGCCTTCAAACTAG
- a CDS encoding glycosyl hydrolase 2 galactose-binding domain-containing protein, whose protein sequence is MAALLSLAAALSSAAAAAQQPEPIVVPTLHLTQPSSPSHFGPYNAHILAGGRGLTKSLPASDPILDARTPWTLSAWVELSPNSASTFLIAGAGDPTAKSLRFFALVDGKPVFKLGDAKPLANAAPFAINGWHFLTATSDGTMARFYIDGVEAAHSALPNTPIAPQLEIAPVQRACAKLPCPHFGGRIAALTLARGAASAGTIAALARDTPDPDLITFEEGSKPWPLQVVQFAGNTAPQEPWTMPQRNAPFSKPVAQPLPPAETTLAEDSPGEWKLTGGWRLIEAPAVSASPEALSTPGFDATAWMPATVPGTVLTTMIDRGRYPDPDFGLNNLAIPEKLNRQDYWYRAEFPTPATNGQPNLSLRLDGINYRAEIWLNGQRLGHIAGAFTRGTFDVTRLLHPHVTNALAIHIFPVPHPGIPNVQSIALGSGLNGGAMELDGPTFLASEGWDWNPPMHDRDTGLWQDVHLVATGPVAIGDQQVITHLALPDTTKADVTLNVPLTNASASSVTGILTLAFEGVQIHKQITVPPAGTTIQLAPSEFTALHLDHPRLWWPNGYGSPELYHLTTTFAADDSAPAVKNLRFGVREITYELSLLDNHGELRRVDYNPTVGRLETTPQVDVTHEAMRQVPGGWAASIAAGQDTSPVFHPVDDTRATPFLTIKVNGVRIAMRGGSWGMDDSRKRVSREHLEPFFRFDRDANLNTIRNWQGQNTEKVFFDLADEYGMLVWNDFWEVTTDSNAEAEDPQLFLANAKDTILRYRNHPSIAIWCGRNEGVPQPIINQGLIALTHSLDGTRYYSPSSNEVNLLPSGPYSYEEPADYYTKLDRGFAVEVGTSSLPTLEWFYRWLPKEDRWPVSDDWAYHNWHPNDAFRDHREAQFGKATSLEEYERQAQMMNYVDYRAIFEGFNAHLWSPNTGRLLWMTQPSWPSMLWGILSSDYATQASYYATKKACEPLHVQLDLATNDVQVINTTREALQNAKVDADIYALDGKLLLHRDATLDAPANDVEQALHLDLAPLLGNTTVLVHLALHRPDRTLLSQNLYWRAASDTGYRALNSLAASALTLTAVETSAPSGRSIKVHLKNTSAVAALSSKLTTFYDDGSEVLPAFYSDNYISLLPGEERTVTIDLPRADKKQAIRVKLRGWNVTPASAELPN, encoded by the coding sequence GTGGCAGCGTTGCTGTCTCTTGCAGCCGCTCTATCTTCAGCGGCCGCAGCCGCGCAACAGCCGGAGCCAATTGTCGTTCCCACGCTGCATCTCACTCAGCCCTCGTCGCCGTCGCACTTTGGGCCTTACAACGCACACATCCTCGCGGGCGGCCGAGGCCTGACAAAGTCTCTGCCCGCAAGCGACCCGATCCTAGACGCCCGAACCCCCTGGACACTCTCCGCCTGGGTCGAACTCTCGCCCAACTCTGCCTCGACCTTCTTGATCGCGGGAGCCGGAGATCCAACAGCCAAGAGTCTTCGCTTCTTCGCACTGGTCGATGGAAAGCCAGTCTTCAAGCTCGGCGACGCCAAACCGCTGGCCAACGCCGCACCCTTCGCTATCAACGGCTGGCACTTCCTCACAGCTACCTCCGATGGAACAATGGCCCGCTTCTACATCGACGGAGTGGAGGCCGCACACAGCGCCTTACCCAACACCCCAATAGCTCCCCAACTCGAAATCGCCCCGGTCCAGCGAGCCTGCGCCAAACTGCCATGCCCGCACTTCGGCGGTCGCATCGCCGCCTTAACCCTGGCGCGCGGAGCCGCATCGGCGGGAACCATCGCGGCCCTCGCCCGCGACACACCTGACCCTGACCTGATCACCTTCGAAGAAGGCTCAAAGCCCTGGCCCCTGCAGGTCGTCCAGTTCGCTGGCAACACCGCCCCGCAGGAACCCTGGACAATGCCGCAGCGCAACGCTCCCTTCAGCAAACCGGTCGCCCAGCCGCTGCCGCCCGCCGAAACGACGCTAGCCGAAGACTCTCCCGGCGAGTGGAAACTCACCGGCGGATGGAGACTCATCGAAGCCCCCGCCGTCTCCGCTTCTCCCGAAGCCCTCTCCACCCCCGGCTTCGACGCGACCGCCTGGATGCCCGCCACCGTCCCCGGCACCGTCCTCACCACCATGATCGACCGAGGGCGCTATCCCGACCCCGACTTCGGCCTCAACAACCTCGCCATCCCCGAAAAACTCAACCGCCAGGACTACTGGTACCGCGCGGAGTTCCCCACGCCCGCCACCAACGGCCAGCCGAACCTCTCGCTGCGTCTCGACGGCATCAACTACCGCGCCGAGATCTGGCTCAACGGCCAGCGACTCGGCCACATCGCCGGAGCCTTCACCCGCGGCACCTTTGACGTAACCCGCCTCCTGCATCCCCACGTAACGAACGCCCTCGCCATCCACATCTTCCCCGTCCCCCATCCCGGCATTCCCAACGTTCAGTCCATCGCGCTCGGCTCTGGCCTCAATGGCGGAGCCATGGAGCTCGACGGCCCCACCTTTCTCGCCTCCGAAGGCTGGGACTGGAACCCTCCCATGCACGACCGCGACACTGGACTCTGGCAGGATGTTCATTTGGTCGCCACGGGCCCCGTCGCCATCGGTGACCAGCAGGTCATCACCCACCTCGCCCTTCCCGATACCACCAAGGCCGACGTGACGCTCAACGTCCCCCTGACCAACGCCTCCGCGAGCTCCGTAACCGGCATCCTCACCCTCGCCTTCGAAGGCGTACAGATTCACAAACAGATCACCGTGCCACCCGCCGGCACCACAATCCAACTCGCACCCTCCGAGTTCACCGCCCTCCATCTCGACCATCCCCGCCTCTGGTGGCCCAACGGCTACGGCTCCCCCGAGCTCTACCACCTCACCACCACCTTCGCCGCCGACGACTCGGCACCCGCAGTCAAGAATCTCCGCTTCGGCGTCCGCGAGATCACCTACGAACTCAGCCTCCTCGACAACCACGGCGAACTCCGGCGCGTTGACTACAATCCAACGGTCGGTCGTCTGGAAACAACCCCGCAAGTCGATGTCACCCACGAAGCCATGCGGCAGGTCCCCGGCGGATGGGCCGCCTCCATCGCCGCCGGCCAGGACACCTCGCCCGTCTTCCATCCCGTCGACGACACCCGCGCCACCCCCTTCCTCACCATCAAGGTCAACGGAGTCCGCATCGCCATGCGCGGCGGAAGCTGGGGCATGGACGACTCCCGTAAGCGCGTCTCCCGCGAGCACCTCGAACCCTTCTTCCGCTTCGACCGCGATGCCAACCTCAACACCATCCGCAACTGGCAGGGCCAGAACACGGAAAAGGTCTTCTTCGACCTCGCCGACGAGTACGGCATGCTCGTCTGGAATGACTTCTGGGAGGTCACCACCGACTCCAACGCCGAAGCCGAAGACCCGCAACTCTTCCTTGCCAATGCAAAGGACACGATCCTTCGCTACCGCAACCATCCCTCCATCGCCATCTGGTGCGGCCGTAACGAGGGCGTTCCGCAGCCCATCATCAATCAGGGGCTGATCGCTCTCACCCACTCGCTCGACGGCACACGCTACTACTCGCCCTCCTCGAACGAGGTGAACCTGCTGCCCAGCGGCCCCTACTCCTACGAAGAACCTGCCGATTACTACACCAAACTCGACCGCGGCTTCGCCGTCGAGGTCGGCACCTCATCCCTGCCAACGCTGGAATGGTTTTACCGATGGCTCCCCAAAGAAGACCGCTGGCCTGTCTCCGACGACTGGGCCTACCACAACTGGCATCCCAACGACGCATTTCGCGACCACCGCGAGGCGCAGTTCGGCAAGGCAACCAGCCTCGAAGAGTATGAACGTCAGGCGCAGATGATGAACTACGTCGACTACCGCGCCATCTTCGAAGGATTCAACGCCCATCTCTGGTCGCCCAACACTGGCCGCCTCCTCTGGATGACCCAACCCTCATGGCCCAGTATGTTGTGGGGCATCCTTAGCTCCGACTACGCCACCCAGGCCTCCTACTACGCCACAAAAAAGGCCTGCGAACCGCTCCACGTCCAGCTCGATCTCGCGACTAACGATGTCCAGGTCATCAACACCACCCGCGAAGCTCTTCAGAACGCAAAGGTGGACGCAGATATCTACGCGCTCGACGGCAAGCTGCTCCTCCACCGTGACGCGACGCTCGACGCGCCAGCGAACGATGTGGAGCAGGCGCTGCACCTCGATCTGGCCCCGCTGCTAGGCAACACCACCGTCCTTGTGCATCTTGCCTTGCACCGCCCAGATCGCACTCTGCTGTCACAGAATCTTTACTGGCGTGCGGCATCGGACACTGGCTACCGTGCCCTCAATTCGCTTGCCGCATCCGCTCTGACCCTTACGGCTGTAGAAACTTCCGCGCCTTCAGGCCGCTCGATCAAAGTCCATCTGAAGAACACAAGCGCAGTCGCAGCCCTTAGCTCAAAGCTCACAACCTTCTACGACGACGGCTCCGAGGTACTTCCCGCCTTCTACAGCGACAACTACATCTCGCTACTTCCGGGCGAGGAGCGTACCGTCACCATCGACCTTCCCCGAGCCGACAAGAAACAGGCCATCCGGGTAAAGCTGCGCGGCTGGAACGTGACTCCCGCGTCCGCCGAACTTCCCAACTAG
- the purH gene encoding bifunctional phosphoribosylaminoimidazolecarboxamide formyltransferase/IMP cyclohydrolase — MNIECISTTAPEISGDLRPIRRALLSVTDKTGLIEFATTLSTFGVDLVSTGGTARALRDAGLPVRDISDLTGFPEMLDGRVKTLHPKVHGGILHIRHNAAHLASVAEHAIEPIDMVVVNLYAFEKTAQKPNAAFSDIIENIDIGGPSMVRSAAKNFEDVAVVTAVADYAALTAELIEHHGSLTRATRWRLAKQAFATTAAYDAGIASTLETIIEPAAEGEPAKFDHATLPTTVRIIEPLAYTLRYGENPHQKAALYTDGSGKGVASGKQLQGKELSYNNIVDLDACWELVSEFEGSADAAVAIIKHTNPCGAATGATVLEAYNRALEADPISAFGGVIGINREVDEAAAEEIAKLFVEAIVAPSFTEGALARFAAKKNLRLVAITSAHTPRILKQVSGGLLIQDADRHRVTEADLKTVTSRPPTPEEMRALLFSWSVCKHVKSNAIVYARFNAGHGQTVGIGAGQMSRVDAAKFGAMKAALPLAGTVAASDAFFPFPDGLEVVANAGATAIIQPGGSVRDAEVIAAADKLGIAMVFTGIRHFRHG; from the coding sequence GTGAACATTGAATGCATCTCTACCACCGCTCCTGAGATCTCTGGCGACCTCCGCCCCATCCGTCGCGCCCTCCTCTCCGTCACCGACAAGACCGGCCTCATCGAATTCGCCACCACCCTCTCCACCTTCGGCGTCGACCTCGTCTCCACCGGCGGCACCGCCCGCGCCCTCCGCGACGCTGGCCTTCCCGTCCGCGACATCAGCGACCTCACCGGCTTTCCCGAGATGCTCGACGGCCGCGTCAAGACCCTCCACCCCAAGGTCCACGGTGGCATCCTCCACATCCGCCACAACGCCGCCCACCTCGCCTCCGTCGCCGAGCACGCCATCGAGCCTATCGACATGGTCGTCGTCAACCTCTACGCCTTCGAAAAGACCGCGCAGAAGCCGAACGCCGCCTTCTCCGACATCATCGAGAACATCGACATCGGCGGCCCGTCCATGGTCCGCTCTGCCGCCAAGAACTTCGAAGACGTAGCCGTCGTCACCGCAGTCGCCGACTACGCCGCCCTCACCGCTGAGCTCATCGAGCATCACGGCAGCCTCACCCGCGCTACCCGCTGGCGGCTCGCCAAGCAGGCCTTTGCCACCACCGCCGCCTACGACGCTGGCATCGCATCGACGCTCGAAACCATCATCGAACCCGCCGCCGAAGGCGAGCCCGCGAAGTTCGACCACGCGACTCTCCCCACAACCGTCCGCATCATCGAGCCTCTCGCTTACACCCTCCGCTACGGCGAGAATCCACACCAGAAGGCCGCTCTCTACACCGACGGCAGCGGCAAAGGCGTCGCCTCAGGCAAGCAACTCCAGGGCAAAGAACTCAGCTACAACAATATCGTCGACCTCGACGCCTGCTGGGAGCTAGTCAGCGAGTTTGAAGGCTCGGCCGACGCCGCCGTCGCTATCATCAAGCACACCAACCCCTGCGGCGCGGCCACCGGCGCGACCGTCCTCGAGGCCTACAACCGCGCCCTCGAAGCCGACCCCATCTCCGCCTTCGGTGGCGTCATCGGCATTAACCGCGAGGTAGACGAAGCCGCCGCCGAGGAGATCGCCAAGCTCTTCGTCGAAGCCATCGTCGCCCCCAGCTTCACCGAGGGCGCACTCGCCCGCTTCGCCGCCAAGAAGAACCTCCGCCTCGTTGCCATCACCTCAGCCCACACTCCGCGCATCCTCAAGCAGGTCTCCGGTGGCCTTCTCATCCAGGACGCCGACCGCCATCGCGTCACCGAGGCCGACCTGAAGACCGTGACCAGCCGCCCGCCCACGCCCGAAGAGATGCGCGCCCTGCTCTTCTCCTGGAGCGTCTGCAAGCACGTAAAGTCGAACGCCATCGTCTACGCCCGCTTCAACGCCGGGCACGGCCAGACCGTCGGTATCGGCGCCGGCCAGATGAGCCGCGTCGACGCCGCGAAGTTCGGCGCGATGAAGGCCGCTCTCCCGCTAGCCGGAACCGTCGCAGCCTCGGATGCCTTCTTCCCATTCCCCGACGGCCTCGAAGTCGTAGCCAACGCCGGCGCAACCGCCATCATCCAGCCCGGCGGCTCCGTACGCGACGCCGAAGTCATCGCCGCCGCCGACAAGCTCGGCATCGCCATGGTCTTCACCGGCATCCGCCACTTCCGCCACGGCTGA